A single region of the Sphingobium sp. EP60837 genome encodes:
- a CDS encoding aldehyde dehydrogenase family protein, whose translation MGMERCERLYVGGAWKLPETPTEAIPLVSPATEEIIGSVASGSASDVNSAVAAARAAFPTFSSTSPAERAQLLKQILDLMEERAEELAQAICREMGSAIGFARASQVPFGIAHVRAAIDVLEDYAFIRKQGTTAIAKEAIGVCGLITPWNWPLYQITAKVAPALAAGCTFLLKPSELSPLSAHLFAQIMHDAGTPPGVFNMVTGRGEDVGAAIASHPDIDMISITGSTRAGILVAQAAAPTVKRVTQELGGKSPNIILNDADFARVIPLGVAAAFRNVGQSCSAPTRMLVPADRLDEVAELAAATAQAMIVGNPSDDATDLGPVANRNQFAKVQEMIGVGIAEGAKLICGGLGKPEGLSAGYFVKLTIFSEVRPDMRIAQEEIFGPVLCIIPYADEDEAIRIANDTVYGLGSHVQSSDLDRARRIAGKIRAGQVHINYPAWDGFAAFGGYKQSGNGREYGVFGMDEYLETKAILGYFPE comes from the coding sequence ATGGGAATGGAACGATGTGAGCGGCTTTATGTCGGGGGCGCCTGGAAACTTCCAGAGACGCCAACTGAAGCCATTCCGCTTGTCAGCCCCGCGACGGAGGAGATCATCGGCTCCGTCGCGTCCGGAAGCGCATCTGACGTCAACAGCGCCGTCGCTGCGGCGCGGGCTGCGTTTCCGACATTTTCATCGACGTCCCCTGCCGAACGCGCTCAACTTCTCAAGCAGATCCTCGACCTTATGGAAGAAAGGGCGGAGGAGCTGGCCCAGGCAATATGCCGGGAAATGGGTTCGGCCATCGGCTTCGCCCGCGCGTCGCAGGTTCCGTTTGGTATCGCCCATGTCCGCGCTGCAATTGATGTGCTGGAAGATTATGCCTTCATAAGAAAGCAGGGCACGACGGCAATCGCCAAAGAAGCGATCGGTGTTTGCGGCCTGATCACGCCGTGGAATTGGCCATTATATCAGATCACGGCAAAGGTAGCCCCCGCGCTCGCGGCCGGTTGTACCTTCCTACTCAAGCCCAGTGAACTGTCACCGCTGAGCGCGCATCTTTTTGCGCAGATCATGCATGATGCGGGTACACCGCCGGGCGTGTTCAACATGGTGACCGGCAGGGGCGAAGATGTCGGCGCCGCTATCGCGTCTCATCCCGATATCGATATGATCTCCATCACCGGATCGACCCGGGCGGGCATATTGGTGGCGCAAGCCGCTGCGCCTACGGTCAAGCGCGTCACCCAGGAATTGGGAGGAAAGTCGCCCAATATAATCCTGAATGATGCGGACTTTGCCCGCGTCATACCGCTAGGCGTGGCTGCCGCCTTCCGCAATGTCGGCCAATCATGCAGCGCTCCCACGCGCATGCTCGTCCCTGCCGACCGGCTAGACGAAGTGGCAGAATTGGCAGCTGCAACCGCTCAGGCGATGATTGTGGGGAATCCATCCGACGATGCTACCGACCTCGGACCTGTCGCCAACCGGAACCAGTTCGCCAAAGTGCAGGAGATGATCGGCGTCGGCATTGCCGAGGGCGCGAAGCTCATTTGCGGCGGCTTGGGAAAACCTGAAGGCTTGTCTGCCGGCTATTTCGTCAAACTAACCATCTTCTCGGAAGTACGCCCGGACATGCGTATAGCGCAGGAAGAGATATTCGGACCCGTGCTGTGCATTATTCCATATGCGGATGAGGATGAGGCTATCCGTATCGCCAATGACACTGTCTATGGCTTGGGTTCTCACGTCCAATCGAGCGATCTCGACCGCGCCCGGCGGATAGCCGGCAAGATCCGCGCGGGCCAAGTCCATATCAATTATCCCGCATGGGACGGTTTTGCCGCATTCGGAGGGTATAAGCAGTCGGGCAACGGCCGCGAATATGGCGTCTTTGGGATGGATGAATATCTCGAGACAAAAGCTATCTTGGGATATTTCCCCGAGTAA
- a CDS encoding alanine racemase yields MNRNIGRLRERLAPLGVSLRPHLKTAKSVEVARAVMTTPQGPATVSTLKEAQFFADAGINDIIYAVGIAPWKLAKVIELRKRGVNLAVVLDTIEQAQAVAAASRGAGDAIPALIEIDCDGHRSGVLPGDKDRLIAIGKALVEGGELRGVLTHAGGSYSARGAEALARCAEQERRSVVDAAAILREAGLPCPVVSVGSTPTAHNAADLSGVTEVRAGVFVFFDLVMAGVGICQIDDIAISVLATVIGHQREKGWILVDAGWMAMSQDRGTAKQEINQGYGVVCDSSGRPYDDLILADANQEHGIIMVRPGSQKSLPDLKIGDRVRILPNHACATGAQHRSYHVVHGASDIVEAEWQRFGGW; encoded by the coding sequence ATGAACCGCAACATCGGGCGCCTTCGGGAACGGCTCGCACCCCTCGGCGTGTCGCTACGGCCCCACCTCAAAACCGCAAAGTCTGTCGAGGTCGCGCGCGCCGTCATGACCACGCCCCAAGGTCCAGCAACTGTATCCACACTCAAGGAAGCGCAATTCTTCGCTGACGCAGGTATCAACGACATCATCTACGCCGTGGGCATCGCTCCCTGGAAGCTCGCCAAAGTCATCGAATTGCGTAAGCGCGGCGTGAACCTTGCCGTCGTCCTCGACACAATCGAGCAGGCCCAGGCCGTGGCAGCCGCATCCCGCGGCGCGGGCGACGCCATCCCGGCGCTGATCGAGATCGATTGTGACGGCCACCGCTCCGGTGTGCTGCCCGGTGACAAAGATCGCTTGATCGCCATCGGCAAGGCGCTGGTAGAAGGCGGCGAATTGCGAGGGGTTCTGACCCATGCGGGCGGCAGCTATAGCGCGCGCGGCGCAGAGGCGCTTGCCCGCTGCGCCGAACAAGAACGGCGCAGCGTCGTGGATGCGGCGGCCATTCTCCGCGAGGCAGGCTTGCCCTGCCCTGTCGTAAGCGTCGGTTCAACGCCAACGGCCCACAATGCTGCGGACCTGAGCGGTGTCACAGAAGTTCGCGCGGGTGTTTTCGTCTTCTTCGATCTCGTCATGGCGGGCGTGGGCATCTGTCAAATCGACGATATTGCAATCTCTGTCCTCGCTACCGTCATCGGTCACCAACGCGAGAAAGGCTGGATATTGGTCGATGCCGGTTGGATGGCCATGTCGCAGGATCGCGGCACGGCCAAACAGGAGATCAACCAAGGTTATGGCGTCGTTTGCGACAGCAGCGGCCGACCCTATGATGATCTGATCCTGGCGGATGCGAATCAGGAGCATGGCATCATCATGGTCCGCCCCGGCTCCCAAAAGTCTTTGCCCGACCTCAAGATCGGTGATCGAGTGCGGATCCTGCCCAATCACGCTTGCGCAACGGGGGCTCAGCATCGCAGCTATCACGTCGTTCACGGCGCATCCGACATTGTCGAGGCCGAGTGGCAGCGGTTCGGGGGATGGTGA
- a CDS encoding RidA family protein, which translates to MSNKPRAILTGNAPAPAGHYSQATRSGSNLYISGQLPIRTDKVPLPDREFETQARQAIANMLAILEAAGGKAEDLCRVTAYIVGVENWPEFNRIYSDMLGGAKPARTVVPVPELHYGHLVEIDAIAAIPDQD; encoded by the coding sequence ATGAGCAACAAACCGCGAGCCATCCTCACCGGCAACGCCCCCGCCCCCGCAGGCCATTATTCCCAGGCGACCCGTTCGGGGAGCAACCTCTATATTTCAGGCCAACTCCCGATCAGGACCGACAAGGTGCCGCTGCCTGATAGGGAGTTCGAGACCCAGGCGCGCCAGGCTATCGCGAACATGCTCGCGATCTTGGAAGCCGCGGGCGGCAAGGCTGAGGATCTCTGCCGTGTCACCGCCTATATCGTGGGCGTCGAGAACTGGCCCGAGTTCAACCGGATCTACAGCGATATGCTGGGCGGTGCAAAGCCGGCGCGGACGGTCGTTCCGGTGCCTGAGCTTCATTACGGCCATCTGGTCGAGATAGATGCGATCGCCGCCATCCCCGACCAGGACTGA
- a CDS encoding DUF1624 domain-containing protein: MATLAVSNEPSAVSQPVAPTAVTTRLQSIDALRGLVMVIMLLDHVRETWFLYMPVGDPVDARTVMPALFFTRITSTLCAPIFVALTGLSAFLFSQRHSLAQTSDFLLRRGAFLVLLELTLVNFSWRAELVPHFVFLQVIWAIGLCMIILAALIHLPPRAILLLGLVIVAGHNLLDPISFPPDHPLFIPWGVLHDRSQIELGGVVVKFNYPILPWIGVICLGWSAGSWFSQLASPERRRTLLRTGAAMIAGFVLLRALNIYGDSPWFVSPSEPIRTVMSFLALTKYPPSLLFLLPTLGIGLLLLAAFEKANDARLTRWLSVMGGAPMFFYLFHLYLLRILYLSARAIWGTNHGDIFGVDTLAWVWVWYLGLIVPLYFPTRWFSNLKKRRKDIWWLKYL; encoded by the coding sequence ATGGCCACTCTCGCAGTTAGCAACGAACCGTCGGCGGTGTCACAGCCTGTTGCGCCCACCGCTGTAACCACACGCCTGCAAAGCATCGACGCTCTGCGAGGGCTGGTCATGGTCATCATGCTGCTGGACCATGTGCGCGAAACCTGGTTTCTGTACATGCCGGTCGGCGACCCGGTAGATGCGCGGACGGTGATGCCCGCGCTCTTCTTCACCCGCATCACAAGCACCCTGTGCGCGCCGATCTTCGTCGCGCTTACGGGTCTGTCCGCTTTTCTCTTTAGCCAGCGGCACAGCCTCGCGCAGACCAGCGATTTCCTGCTCCGGCGCGGGGCATTTCTCGTGCTGCTCGAGCTCACGCTGGTGAATTTTTCCTGGCGCGCTGAACTAGTCCCCCACTTCGTCTTCCTTCAGGTCATCTGGGCCATCGGCCTCTGCATGATCATTTTGGCGGCGCTTATCCATCTACCGCCGCGGGCGATCCTGCTCTTGGGGCTTGTGATCGTCGCCGGCCATAATCTGCTGGATCCTATCAGCTTTCCGCCCGACCACCCCCTGTTCATCCCCTGGGGTGTCCTCCATGACCGATCGCAGATCGAACTGGGTGGCGTAGTCGTCAAATTCAACTATCCCATCCTGCCCTGGATCGGAGTGATCTGCCTCGGCTGGTCCGCAGGCAGCTGGTTTTCGCAGCTCGCCTCGCCTGAGCGACGGCGCACCCTGCTGAGAACCGGCGCAGCAATGATCGCTGGCTTCGTCCTTCTGCGGGCGCTCAACATCTATGGCGATTCACCCTGGTTTGTCAGTCCCAGCGAGCCGATCCGAACGGTGATGAGCTTTCTTGCTCTCACCAAATATCCGCCCTCTCTGCTGTTCCTTCTCCCAACGCTGGGGATTGGCCTCCTCCTACTCGCTGCATTTGAAAAGGCGAATGATGCGCGGCTTACCCGTTGGCTATCGGTCATGGGCGGCGCGCCGATGTTCTTCTACCTTTTCCACCTCTACCTTCTGCGGATTCTTTATCTCAGCGCTAGGGCGATCTGGGGGACAAACCACGGAGACATATTCGGGGTCGATACCCTCGCCTGGGTGTGGGTCTGGTATCTCGGCCTGATCGTGCCGCTCTATTTTCCGACGCGCTGGTTCTCCAACCTAAAGAAGCGGCGCAAGGATATCTGGTGGCTCAAATATCTTTGA